One window of the Salvia miltiorrhiza cultivar Shanhuang (shh) chromosome 6, IMPLAD_Smil_shh, whole genome shotgun sequence genome contains the following:
- the LOC130989864 gene encoding rhodanese-like domain-containing protein 8, chloroplastic, whose product MASFHSLIPWNSLSRPISTPTTDRQITLSTSINGIGTHLFSPVQFRGHHVHGGCRFSWNSHGKSFNLYASSSSSGDGLDAAAVKEYKDDEFIVVNFYRFVFVKDPEYEVSKHLLFMKDRNIHGRIYLNEQGINAQFSGPSKDALAYVEWVKKDERFSDILIQISPAINGHAFPKLKLRYKPSLVQLEEGISHLPLLDPSMRATPLSPVEWRSKLEEASEIQNSSDTPNSNFVLLDVRNGYEWDVGHFKGAHRPDVDCFRSTSFGLSEAEVRPSDPLADADKEKTDVLMYCTGGIRCDVYSTILRQQGFKRLYTLKGGVSHYLENEGPVGWVGNLFVFDARLSLPPSTYKPDISAEASGKQQVSHSFAKCYICASQVSELRHRNCANLDCNLLFLCCRECVDGLRGCCCVKCTCARRLRPVLTGHQRYQKWHTYRDVEVQSR is encoded by the exons ATGGCTTCTTTCCACTCCCTAATCCCTTGGAATTCATTATCCAGACCCATTTCTACACCCACTACTGATAGACAAATTACTCTTTCCACTTCCATCAATGGGATTGGAACCCATTTGTTCAGTCCTGTGCAATTTCGAGGCCACCATGTTCATGGTGGGTGCAGATTTTCTTGGAATTCTCATGGAAAAAGTTTCAATCTTTATGCGTCTTCGTCTTCCTCCGGCGACGGGCTGGACGCAGCTGCTGTCAAAGAATACAAGGATGATGAGTTCATTGTGGTGAATTTTTACCGTTTCGTGTTTGTCAAAGACCCCGAATACGAGGTCTCTAAGCACCTCCTTTTTATgaag GATCGTAATATACATGGTCGAATCTACTTGAACGAACAAGGGATTAATGCGCAG ttcagtggGCCATCAAAGGATGCTCTTGCATATGTTGAATGGGTTAAGAAAGATGAGAGGTTCTCCGACATATTGATTCAGATCTCTCCGGCTATAAACGGCCATGCTTTCCCAAAACTGAAATTGCGGTACAAGCCATCGCTTGTACAG TTGGAAGAGGGCATCTCACATCTCCCTTTGCTCGATCCATCAATGCGGGCTACGCCTCTTTCACCTGTTGAATGGAGGAGCAAGCTGGAAGAAGCAAGTGAGATTCAAAATTCATCGGATACACCAAACTCCAACTTTGTTCTACTAGATGTGAGAAATG GTTATGAATGGGATGTCGGTCACTTCAAGGGGGCTCATCGTCCTGATGTTGATTGCTTTCGGAGCACTTCGTTTGGTTTATCCGAGGCAGAG GTTAGGCCTTCCGACCCTTTAGCTGATGCTGATAAAGAGAAGACAGATGTATTGATGTACTGTACAGGTGGCATTCGCTGCGACGTATACTCCACAATTCTTAG ACAACAAGGTTTCAAAAGATTGTATACTCTAAAGGGGGGCGTTTCTCATTATCTTGAGAACGAAGGTCCTGTCGGATGGGTCGGGAATCTATTTGTTTTTGACGCCCGTCTCTCTCTACCACCTTCCACGTACAAGCCAGACATCAGTGCCGAGGCAAGTGGAAAGCAACAAGTATCTCATTCATTTGCTAAATGTTACATATGCGCGTCTCAAGTATCTGAGTTGAGGCACCGCAACTGTGCAAATCTTGACTGCAACCTGCTCTTCCT ATGCTGTCGGGAGTGTGTGGATGGTTTGAGAGGATGCTGCTGCGTGAAGTGCACTTGTGCTCGTCGTCTCAGGCCCGTGCTGACGGGGCACCAAAGATACCAGAAATGGCATACTTATCGAGACGTCGAGGTGCAGAGCAGGTGA
- the LOC130989863 gene encoding tRNA (guanine(37)-N1)-methyltransferase 2 isoform X4, which translates to MLDEKTFDVELNLLALRVPREHCKLATRILNGHLLDRPRIKPVTEDPTSDKNRYVLLSEKIKSSELSEIPAGKVDELKEHFEIQVVPYSMTLGYSYWSADYILRQILPPGLEVPSSFETIGHVAHLNIADELLPYKDVIAKVIYDKNYPRIKTIVNKVGSITNEFRVPKFEVLAGDSDMVTEVKQYKATFKLDYSLVYWNSRLEHEHLRLISKFQAGDVVCDMFAGIGPFAIPAAQKGCRVYANDLNPDSARFLKINAETNKVSDLVRTYNLDGRKFISSLMEVPLSEGCLVSDKENLKTSEEEDKPHNTQTNFKDSCLTENGNGSSAGNCVPERKKRGLNKRVIGSQPFNAKPWEHIDHVIMNLPASAIQFLDAFRGVINRKYWKGSLPWIHCYCFIRSNETEESIKLVAEAAVGASIRDPIFHRVRDVAPNKAMFCLSFRLPEETCTGGAETPNDIVPSS; encoded by the exons ATGTTGGACGAGAAAACATTTGACGTGGAGTTGAATTTGCTGGCGCTTCGAGTTCCGCGGGAGCATTGCAAGCTTGCAACGCGGATTCTAAACGG TCATTTACTTGACAGACCACGTATCAAACCTGTAACTGAGGATCCGACTTCTGATAAGAATCGCTACGTGTTATTATCCGAGAAGATTAAAAGTTCTG AATTATCTGAAATTCCTGCTGGCAAAGTTGATGAACTGAAAGAGCACTTTGAGATCCAAGTAGTTCCGTATTCAATGACGCTTGGATATTCATATTGGAGTGCAG ATTATATTCTAAGGCAGATTCTGCCACCTGGGCTTGAAGTACCTTCATCATTTGAGACCATAG GTCATGTTGCCCACCTCAACATAGCAGATGAGTTACTCCCATACAAGGATGTTATAGCAAAAGTTATCTATGAT AAAAATTATCCACGAATCAAAACCATTGTCAATAAAGTTGGATCTATAACTAATGAGTTTCGTGTGCCGAAATTTGAAGTACTGGCGGGAGATTCAGATATGGTTACAGAGGTGAAGCAGTATAAAGCAACCTTCAAGCTTGATTACAGTTTGGTCTATTGGAATTCTAGATTGGAACATGAGCATTTAAGGCTAATTTCGAAGTTCCAGGCCGGAGATGTTGTCTGTGATATGTTTGCCGGTATTGGCCCATTTGCTATTCCAGCAGCACAAAAAGGATGCAGAGTGTATGCAAATGATTTAAATCCTGATAGTGCTCGCTTTCTAAAGATTAATGCAGAAACCAACAAGGTTTCTGATCTTGTCCGTACCTACAATTTGGATGGGCGGAAATTTATTTCTTCACTTATGGAAGTACCTCTAAGTGAAGGTTGTCTAGTCTCTGATAAAGAAAACTTGAAGACTTCTGAGGAAGAGGACAAGCCTCATAACACACAGACAAACTTCAAAGACAGCTGTTTAACTG AAAATGGAAATGGTAGCAGTGCTGGCAACTGTGTTCCTGAAAGGAAGAAACGAGGCTTGAATAAGCGCGTTATAGGATCTCAGCCTTTTAATGCGAAGCCCTGGGAGCACATTGATCATGTCATTATGAACCTACCTGCTTCTGCTATACAATTTCTTG ATGCCTTCAGAGGTGTTATCAACAGAAAATACTGGAAAGGGTCTCTCCCATGGATCCACTGTTATTGCTTCATACGATCAAATGAGACGGAGGAGTCAATAAAATTA GTAGCAGAGGCTGCAGTTGGTGCTAGTATACGAGATCCGATATTTCACAGGGTTAGAGACGTGGCGCCAAATAAG GCAATGTTCTGTTTAAGCTTCAGGTTGCCGGAGGAAACATGCACTGGTGGCGCGGAGACTCCCAACGACATCGTTCCTTCTTCGTGA
- the LOC130989861 gene encoding pentatricopeptide repeat-containing protein At1g20230-like produces the protein MLINFIIQFTKATHRPFHQEEVELNLAGDGLGAAASSLQLNAGNKMLAKVPTGLPLHLNAKFIKKFLNLGDLARARQLFDGISEPDVQSWTILISAYTKTGRSRDAIMLYTEVKNRGKINLDKFVILAAAKACAVSGDLAKAKEVHFDALNHKFSSDLLIGNALIDMYGKCKYFKGGEQVFRDLRIKDVITWTSFCSCCVNCGLPEAALRAFRDMVVSGVRPNAMTLSSVVPACSRLKCLHSGREMHGFALKNGMGENQFVSSALVDMYSSCSSIKHAQSVFANMPRPDVASWNAIISAYFANGEGERALDTFQHMRSRGVKLDRVSWNSVVSGCADNGKAQEALELLRDMQRVGCKPNQITVTSALTACTVLEAWRGGNEVHAYITRHCLMEDLAATTALVLIYAKAGDVEASNRLFSMMPSRDTVAWNTIIIANSMHGRGEKAVSLFNEMVGSGVKPNSVTFTGVLSGCSHAQMVDEGLSIFDSMMKDHEVEPDAEHYSCMVDVLSRGGRLVQAHNFIQQMSSEPSAAAWGALLGACRTYKNVELGRLAARRLFEIEPNNPGNYVLLFNILAAAKQWGEASEVRRLMRDRGIRKMPGCSWIRVNNRVHTFVVGDKDNDMSSEMYKFLDEVRVKMKLAGLYPDTEFVLQDLDGEEQEHSLCNHSEKLAVAFGILSLRDESSIRVFKNLRICGDCHNTIKFIAKFAGIRIVVRDSLRFHHFEEGLCSCREFW, from the coding sequence AtgctaattaattttattatacaatttACGAAGGCCACGCACCGCCCTTTCCATCAAGAAGAAGTTGAGCTGAATCTCGCCGGAGATGGGCTTGGCGCCGCCGCTTCTTCTTTACAACTGAATGCCGGCAATAAAATGCTCGCAAAGGTACCCACTGGTCTCCCGTTACATTTGAATGCCAAATTCATCAAGAAATTTCTCAACTTGGGAGATTTAGCGCGCGCGCGCCAACTGTTCGACGGAATATCCGAACCAGACGTGCAGTCATGGACAATATTGATTTCAGCTTATACCAAGACTGGCCGAAGTAGAGACGCGATTATGCTTTACACTGAAGTGAAAAACAGGGGAAAGATAAATCTAGATAAGTTTGTTATCTTAGCTGCTGCCAAAGCTTGTGCGGTTTCAGGGGATTTGGCGAAGGCAAAAGAAGTCCACTTTGATGCTTTGAACCACAAGTTTAGTTCGGATTTGCTTATTGGGAATGCTCTGATTGATATGTATGGGAAATGCAAGTACTTTAAGGGCGGGGAGCAAGTGTTTAGAGATTTGAGGATCAAGGATGTCATCACTTGGACATCGTTTTGCTCGTGTTGCGTCAACTGCGGGCTTCCAGAGGCGGCGCTCCGTGCTTTTCGCGATATGGTTGTGAGTGGAGTTAGGCCGAATGCAATGACATTGTCCTCGGTGGTTCCTGCTTGCTCCCGCTTGAAGTGTTTGCATTCGGGGCGCGAGATGCATGGTTTTGCCCTCAAGAATGGGATGGGGGAGAATCAGTTTGTGAGTAGTGCTCTTGTGGATATGTATTCGAGTTGCTCGAGCATCAAGCACGCTCAATCAGTGTTCGCTAACATGCCACGGCCTGATGTTGCGTCGTGGAATGCAATCATCTCAGCATATTTTGCAAACGGTGAGGGTGAGAGAGCACTTGATACATTTCAACACATGAGAAGCCGAGGAGTCAAGTTGGATCGTGTTTCCTGGAACTCCGTCGTTTCTGGTTGTGCTGATAATGGAAAAGCACAAGAAGCGCTGGAGTTGCTTAGAGATATGCAACGAGTAGGGTGCAAGCCTAATCAGATCACCGTTACGAGTGCTTTGACTGCTTGTACTGTTTTAGAAGCATGGAGAGGAGGGAACGAGGTCCATGCGTATATAACTAGGCATTGTTTAATGGAGGATCTGGCAGCCACTACTGCTCTAGTGCTGATATATGCCAAGGCTGGCGATGTAGAAGCCTCCAACCGGCTTTTCAGTATGATGCCATCGAGAGATACTGTTGCGTGGAACACAATTATCATTGCAAACTCGATGCACGGGAGAGGAGAGAAAGCTGTATCACTGTTTAATGAGATGGTGGGCTCAGGAGTGAAGCCAAACTCTGTTACTTTCACAGGTGTTCTATCCGGTTGTAGCCACGCGCAGATGGTGGATGAGGGGCTATCGATTTTTGATTCAATGATGAAGGACCATGAAGTTGAACCTGATGCAGAGCACTATTCTTGCATGGTTGATGTTCTTAGCCGTGGTGGTCGCTTAGTTCAGGCGCATAACTTCATCCAACAGATGTCATCAGAACCAAGTGCAGCCGCGTGGGGAGCTTTGCTTGGAGCATGCCGGACATACAAGAATGTTGAACTAGGGCGTCTTGCTGCTCGCAGACTGTTTGAGATAGAACCAAACAACCCCGGAAATTATGTGTTACTCTTTAACATCCTTGCAGCTGCTAAACAGTGGGGTGAAGCCTCCGAGGTTAGGAGATTGATGAGAGACAGAGGAATCAGGAAAATGCCCGGTTGCAGCTGGATTCGAGTGAACAATAGGGTGCACACGTTTGTTGTTGGTGATAAAGACAACGATATGAGCAGCGagatgtataaatttttagacgAAGTACGCGTGAAAATGAAGTTGGCAGGATTGTATCCTGATACGGAATTCGTGCTACAAGATTTGGATGGAGAGGAGCAGGAGCATAGTTTGTGTAATCACAGTGAGAAGCTGGCCGTTGCTTTCGGGATACTCAGTTTGAGAGATGAATCATCCATTAGGGTCTTCAAGAACCTGAGGATATGTGGTGATTGTCATAACACCATCAAGTTCATAGCGAAATTCGCAGGTATACGAATCGTCGTAAGGGATTCCTTGAGGTTTCACCATTTTGAAGAGGGCTTGTGTTCCTGTAGAGAGTTTTGGTAA
- the LOC130989863 gene encoding tRNA (guanine(37)-N1)-methyltransferase 2 isoform X3 produces the protein MLDEKTFDVELNLLALRVPREHCKLATRILNGHLLDRPRIKPVTEDPTSDKNRYVLLSEKIKSSELSEIPAGKVDELKEHFEIQVVPYSMTLGYSYWSADYILRQILPPGLEVPSSFETIGHVAHLNIADELLPYKDVIAKVIYDKNYPRIKTIVNKVGSITNEFRVPKFEVLAGDSDMVTEVKQYKATFKLDYSLVYWNSRLEHEHLRLISKFQAGDVVCDMFAGIGPFAIPAAQKGCRVYANDLNPDSARFLKINAETNKVSDLVRTYNLDGRKFISSLMEVPLSEGCLVSDKENLKTSEEEDKPHNTQTNFKDSCLTGETGVEFEKSELSRAKVEGNITSVKRRSESLHEENGNGSSAGNCVPERKKRGLNKRVIGSQPFNAKPWEHIDHVIMNLPASAIQFLDAFRGVINRKYWKGSLPWIHCYCFIRSNETEESIKLVAEAAVGASIRDPIFHRVRDVAPNKAMFCLSFRLPEETCTGGAETPNDIVPSS, from the exons ATGTTGGACGAGAAAACATTTGACGTGGAGTTGAATTTGCTGGCGCTTCGAGTTCCGCGGGAGCATTGCAAGCTTGCAACGCGGATTCTAAACGG TCATTTACTTGACAGACCACGTATCAAACCTGTAACTGAGGATCCGACTTCTGATAAGAATCGCTACGTGTTATTATCCGAGAAGATTAAAAGTTCTG AATTATCTGAAATTCCTGCTGGCAAAGTTGATGAACTGAAAGAGCACTTTGAGATCCAAGTAGTTCCGTATTCAATGACGCTTGGATATTCATATTGGAGTGCAG ATTATATTCTAAGGCAGATTCTGCCACCTGGGCTTGAAGTACCTTCATCATTTGAGACCATAG GTCATGTTGCCCACCTCAACATAGCAGATGAGTTACTCCCATACAAGGATGTTATAGCAAAAGTTATCTATGAT AAAAATTATCCACGAATCAAAACCATTGTCAATAAAGTTGGATCTATAACTAATGAGTTTCGTGTGCCGAAATTTGAAGTACTGGCGGGAGATTCAGATATGGTTACAGAGGTGAAGCAGTATAAAGCAACCTTCAAGCTTGATTACAGTTTGGTCTATTGGAATTCTAGATTGGAACATGAGCATTTAAGGCTAATTTCGAAGTTCCAGGCCGGAGATGTTGTCTGTGATATGTTTGCCGGTATTGGCCCATTTGCTATTCCAGCAGCACAAAAAGGATGCAGAGTGTATGCAAATGATTTAAATCCTGATAGTGCTCGCTTTCTAAAGATTAATGCAGAAACCAACAAGGTTTCTGATCTTGTCCGTACCTACAATTTGGATGGGCGGAAATTTATTTCTTCACTTATGGAAGTACCTCTAAGTGAAGGTTGTCTAGTCTCTGATAAAGAAAACTTGAAGACTTCTGAGGAAGAGGACAAGCCTCATAACACACAGACAAACTTCAAAGACAGCTGTTTAACTG GTGAGACTGGTGTTGAATTTGAAAAAAGTGAACTGTCGAGAGCAAAGGTAGAAGGAAATATAACCTCAGTAAAAAGACGCTCTGAAAGTTTGCATGAAG AAAATGGAAATGGTAGCAGTGCTGGCAACTGTGTTCCTGAAAGGAAGAAACGAGGCTTGAATAAGCGCGTTATAGGATCTCAGCCTTTTAATGCGAAGCCCTGGGAGCACATTGATCATGTCATTATGAACCTACCTGCTTCTGCTATACAATTTCTTG ATGCCTTCAGAGGTGTTATCAACAGAAAATACTGGAAAGGGTCTCTCCCATGGATCCACTGTTATTGCTTCATACGATCAAATGAGACGGAGGAGTCAATAAAATTA GTAGCAGAGGCTGCAGTTGGTGCTAGTATACGAGATCCGATATTTCACAGGGTTAGAGACGTGGCGCCAAATAAG GCAATGTTCTGTTTAAGCTTCAGGTTGCCGGAGGAAACATGCACTGGTGGCGCGGAGACTCCCAACGACATCGTTCCTTCTTCGTGA
- the LOC130989863 gene encoding tRNA (guanine(37)-N1)-methyltransferase 2 isoform X2 → MLDEKTFDVELNLLALRVPREHCKLATRILNGHLLDRPRIKPVTEDPTSDKNRYVLLSEKIKSSELSEIPAGKVDELKEHFEIQVVPYSMTLGYSYWSADYILRQILPPGLEVPSSFETIGHVAHLNIADELLPYKDVIAKVIYDKNYPRIKTIVNKVGSITNEFRVPKFEVLAGDSDMVTEVKQYKATFKLDYSLVYWNSRLEHEHLRLISKFQAGDVVCDMFAGIGPFAIPAAQKGCRVYANDLNPDSARFLKINAETNKVSDLVRTYNLDGRKFISSLMEVPLSEGCLVSDKENLKTSEEEDKPHNTQTNFKDSCLTGFVQETPGETGVEFEKSELSRAKVEGNITSVKRRSESLHEENGNGSSAGNCVPERKKRGLNKRVIGSQPFNAKPWEHIDHVIMNLPASAIQFLDAFRGVINRKYWKGSLPWIHCYCFIRSNETEESIKLVAEAAVGASIRDPIFHRVRDVAPNKAMFCLSFRLPEETCTGGAETPNDIVPSS, encoded by the exons ATGTTGGACGAGAAAACATTTGACGTGGAGTTGAATTTGCTGGCGCTTCGAGTTCCGCGGGAGCATTGCAAGCTTGCAACGCGGATTCTAAACGG TCATTTACTTGACAGACCACGTATCAAACCTGTAACTGAGGATCCGACTTCTGATAAGAATCGCTACGTGTTATTATCCGAGAAGATTAAAAGTTCTG AATTATCTGAAATTCCTGCTGGCAAAGTTGATGAACTGAAAGAGCACTTTGAGATCCAAGTAGTTCCGTATTCAATGACGCTTGGATATTCATATTGGAGTGCAG ATTATATTCTAAGGCAGATTCTGCCACCTGGGCTTGAAGTACCTTCATCATTTGAGACCATAG GTCATGTTGCCCACCTCAACATAGCAGATGAGTTACTCCCATACAAGGATGTTATAGCAAAAGTTATCTATGAT AAAAATTATCCACGAATCAAAACCATTGTCAATAAAGTTGGATCTATAACTAATGAGTTTCGTGTGCCGAAATTTGAAGTACTGGCGGGAGATTCAGATATGGTTACAGAGGTGAAGCAGTATAAAGCAACCTTCAAGCTTGATTACAGTTTGGTCTATTGGAATTCTAGATTGGAACATGAGCATTTAAGGCTAATTTCGAAGTTCCAGGCCGGAGATGTTGTCTGTGATATGTTTGCCGGTATTGGCCCATTTGCTATTCCAGCAGCACAAAAAGGATGCAGAGTGTATGCAAATGATTTAAATCCTGATAGTGCTCGCTTTCTAAAGATTAATGCAGAAACCAACAAGGTTTCTGATCTTGTCCGTACCTACAATTTGGATGGGCGGAAATTTATTTCTTCACTTATGGAAGTACCTCTAAGTGAAGGTTGTCTAGTCTCTGATAAAGAAAACTTGAAGACTTCTGAGGAAGAGGACAAGCCTCATAACACACAGACAAACTTCAAAGACAGCTGTTTAACTG GTTTTGTGCAAGAAACTCCAGGTGAGACTGGTGTTGAATTTGAAAAAAGTGAACTGTCGAGAGCAAAGGTAGAAGGAAATATAACCTCAGTAAAAAGACGCTCTGAAAGTTTGCATGAAG AAAATGGAAATGGTAGCAGTGCTGGCAACTGTGTTCCTGAAAGGAAGAAACGAGGCTTGAATAAGCGCGTTATAGGATCTCAGCCTTTTAATGCGAAGCCCTGGGAGCACATTGATCATGTCATTATGAACCTACCTGCTTCTGCTATACAATTTCTTG ATGCCTTCAGAGGTGTTATCAACAGAAAATACTGGAAAGGGTCTCTCCCATGGATCCACTGTTATTGCTTCATACGATCAAATGAGACGGAGGAGTCAATAAAATTA GTAGCAGAGGCTGCAGTTGGTGCTAGTATACGAGATCCGATATTTCACAGGGTTAGAGACGTGGCGCCAAATAAG GCAATGTTCTGTTTAAGCTTCAGGTTGCCGGAGGAAACATGCACTGGTGGCGCGGAGACTCCCAACGACATCGTTCCTTCTTCGTGA
- the LOC130989863 gene encoding tRNA (guanine(37)-N1)-methyltransferase 2 isoform X1 — MLDEKTFDVELNLLALRVPREHCKLATRILNGHLLDRPRIKPVTEDPTSDKNRYVLLSEKIKSSELSEIPAGKVDELKEHFEIQVVPYSMTLGYSYWSADYILRQILPPGLEVPSSFETIGHVAHLNIADELLPYKDVIAKVIYDKNYPRIKTIVNKVGSITNEFRVPKFEVLAGDSDMVTEVKQYKATFKLDYSLVYWNSRLEHEHLRLISKFQAGDVVCDMFAGIGPFAIPAAQKGCRVYANDLNPDSARFLKINAETNKVSDLVRTYNLDGRKFISSLMEVPLSEGCLVSDKENLKTSEEEDKPHNTQTNFKDSCLTGNMSYVDSFSIYEILLFCIILSVKLDLRSHEGFVQETPGETGVEFEKSELSRAKVEGNITSVKRRSESLHEENGNGSSAGNCVPERKKRGLNKRVIGSQPFNAKPWEHIDHVIMNLPASAIQFLDAFRGVINRKYWKGSLPWIHCYCFIRSNETEESIKLVAEAAVGASIRDPIFHRVRDVAPNKAMFCLSFRLPEETCTGGAETPNDIVPSS; from the exons ATGTTGGACGAGAAAACATTTGACGTGGAGTTGAATTTGCTGGCGCTTCGAGTTCCGCGGGAGCATTGCAAGCTTGCAACGCGGATTCTAAACGG TCATTTACTTGACAGACCACGTATCAAACCTGTAACTGAGGATCCGACTTCTGATAAGAATCGCTACGTGTTATTATCCGAGAAGATTAAAAGTTCTG AATTATCTGAAATTCCTGCTGGCAAAGTTGATGAACTGAAAGAGCACTTTGAGATCCAAGTAGTTCCGTATTCAATGACGCTTGGATATTCATATTGGAGTGCAG ATTATATTCTAAGGCAGATTCTGCCACCTGGGCTTGAAGTACCTTCATCATTTGAGACCATAG GTCATGTTGCCCACCTCAACATAGCAGATGAGTTACTCCCATACAAGGATGTTATAGCAAAAGTTATCTATGAT AAAAATTATCCACGAATCAAAACCATTGTCAATAAAGTTGGATCTATAACTAATGAGTTTCGTGTGCCGAAATTTGAAGTACTGGCGGGAGATTCAGATATGGTTACAGAGGTGAAGCAGTATAAAGCAACCTTCAAGCTTGATTACAGTTTGGTCTATTGGAATTCTAGATTGGAACATGAGCATTTAAGGCTAATTTCGAAGTTCCAGGCCGGAGATGTTGTCTGTGATATGTTTGCCGGTATTGGCCCATTTGCTATTCCAGCAGCACAAAAAGGATGCAGAGTGTATGCAAATGATTTAAATCCTGATAGTGCTCGCTTTCTAAAGATTAATGCAGAAACCAACAAGGTTTCTGATCTTGTCCGTACCTACAATTTGGATGGGCGGAAATTTATTTCTTCACTTATGGAAGTACCTCTAAGTGAAGGTTGTCTAGTCTCTGATAAAGAAAACTTGAAGACTTCTGAGGAAGAGGACAAGCCTCATAACACACAGACAAACTTCAAAGACAGCTGTTTAACTGGTAACATGTCTTATGTGGATTCTTTTTCCATAtatgaaatattattattttgtattattttgAGCGTCAAGTTAGACCTTAGATCTCATGAAGGTTTTGTGCAAGAAACTCCAGGTGAGACTGGTGTTGAATTTGAAAAAAGTGAACTGTCGAGAGCAAAGGTAGAAGGAAATATAACCTCAGTAAAAAGACGCTCTGAAAGTTTGCATGAAG AAAATGGAAATGGTAGCAGTGCTGGCAACTGTGTTCCTGAAAGGAAGAAACGAGGCTTGAATAAGCGCGTTATAGGATCTCAGCCTTTTAATGCGAAGCCCTGGGAGCACATTGATCATGTCATTATGAACCTACCTGCTTCTGCTATACAATTTCTTG ATGCCTTCAGAGGTGTTATCAACAGAAAATACTGGAAAGGGTCTCTCCCATGGATCCACTGTTATTGCTTCATACGATCAAATGAGACGGAGGAGTCAATAAAATTA GTAGCAGAGGCTGCAGTTGGTGCTAGTATACGAGATCCGATATTTCACAGGGTTAGAGACGTGGCGCCAAATAAG GCAATGTTCTGTTTAAGCTTCAGGTTGCCGGAGGAAACATGCACTGGTGGCGCGGAGACTCCCAACGACATCGTTCCTTCTTCGTGA
- the LOC130989862 gene encoding uncharacterized protein LOC130989862, giving the protein MEAASTSHLLLFSTNHFRKQANPFTPTSSSSSSSSSSSEKNEKIEIRVCTNRACRKQGSFDALQVLSGIAPPFVTVNSCGCLGRCGAGPNIVILPGSVFVGHCGTPSKAANVMAVVCGADRDGESKCLEALALRKRAEDEMDRSDFAHACHLLSQAIELTPFGGLHIIYKERSAARLAMGDVDGAFGDVNEALTIAPRYPQAYLCEGDVYMAMDQFDKAEESYSIALDLDPSIRRSKSFKARIAKLQEKLAPANLG; this is encoded by the exons ATGGAAGCTGCTTCCACCTCCCATTTGCTACTCTTTTCCACTAACCACTTCAGAAAACAAGCCAACCCCTTTACACCAacatcctcctcctcctcctcatcatcatcatcttcagaAAAGAATGAAAAGATCGAAATTAGAGTGTGCACAAACAGGGCTTGCAGGAAGCAGGGCTCTTTTGATGCCCTGCAAGTTCTCTCCGGCATTGCGCCGCCGTTCGTGACGGTGAACTCATGCGGCTGCCTCGGGCGGTGCGGCGCCGGCCCCAATATCGTGATCCTGCCTGGGAGTGTGTTCGTGGGGCATTGTGGGACCCCCAGCAAGGCCGCAAATGTGATGGCGGTTGTCTGCGGAGCTGACCGCGATGGTGAGAGCAAGTGTTTGGAGGCGCTGGCGTTGAGGAAGAGAGCTGAAGATGAGATGGACCGGTCTGATTTTGCGCATGCTTGTCATTTGCTGTCGCAG GCTATAGAGCTCACACCATTTGGGGGTTTGCATATAATCTACAAGGAAAG GTCAGCAGCAAGGTTGGCAATGGGAGATGTAGACGGAGCGTTTGGGGATGTTAATGAGGCTTTGACTATCGCACCTCGCTATCCTCAG GCTTATCTTTGCGAAGGCGATGTTTATATGGCTATGGATCAATTTGACAAAGCTGAGGAGTCTTACTCAATTGCTTTAGATTTGGACCCATCCATTCGTCGTTCCAAATCGTTCAAG GCAAGAATAGCAAAGCTTCAAGAGAAACTAGCTCCTGCAAATTTGGGATGA